A stretch of the Leptospirillum ferriphilum genome encodes the following:
- a CDS encoding integration host factor subunit alpha, with the protein MKRLDIVQRILEKPEYSRYTAKFVGQIFDGILEEISATLENGEDVKITGFGTFIVRKINDRPGRNPKTGEPVLIPAHHTVLFHPSRSLLKASGKPEKK; encoded by the coding sequence ATGAAAAGACTCGACATTGTCCAGAGAATCCTCGAAAAGCCGGAATACTCCCGCTACACAGCCAAGTTCGTGGGACAGATCTTCGACGGAATTCTCGAAGAGATTTCTGCAACCCTGGAAAATGGGGAGGATGTCAAAATCACCGGATTCGGGACGTTTATTGTCCGGAAGATCAACGATCGTCCCGGGAGGAACCCCAAGACGGGCGAGCCTGTTCTGATTCCCGCCCATCATACTGTTCTTTTTCACCCTTCCCGCTCCCTTTTGAAAGCGTCCGGGAAGCCTGAAAAAAAATAG
- a CDS encoding MerR family transcriptional regulator → MSSNLTFSQKYRIGEACRILGITPATLRHWEKVFPLLSPKKTRGGQREYSEEDLRFLGRVIELTHVDGRSLKGARAILEGVTLPESPQWMGETLVDIRKALQLMKENDSEIGA, encoded by the coding sequence ATGAGCAGCAATCTCACTTTTTCCCAAAAGTATCGGATTGGTGAAGCCTGTCGGATTCTGGGAATCACGCCAGCCACGTTGCGCCATTGGGAAAAGGTTTTTCCGTTGCTGTCCCCGAAGAAAACACGGGGAGGCCAACGCGAATATTCTGAAGAAGATCTTCGTTTCCTGGGCCGGGTGATTGAGCTGACCCATGTAGATGGCCGGTCCCTGAAAGGAGCGAGGGCGATTCTTGAAGGTGTCACCCTTCCCGAAAGTCCCCAATGGATGGGAGAGACACTGGTCGATATTCGCAAGGCCCTGCAGCTGATGAAAGAGAATGATTCTGAAATCGGGGCGTAG
- the surE gene encoding 5'/3'-nucleotidase SurE translates to MIRPLILVSNDDGISSEGIRVLEEAVLPLGDVYVVAPDQERSAASHALTIHKPLRISQRDSRHFALNGTPTDCINFALYVILPRKPDLIVSGINHGSNLADDVTYSGTVSAAFEGSILGIPSIAFSLQMPEEQEKQAHFETALLHARQISEMYLSSPLDSSVLVSVNIPDRSPGEIRGVRVTHLGKRLINETNIIRKEDPRGRPYYWIGMGPKDYEPDESSDLHAIDQGFVSVTPLHLDLTHYPSLSRLRELERIPTPFADKAEPG, encoded by the coding sequence TTGATCAGACCCCTTATCCTTGTTTCCAATGATGACGGCATTTCTTCGGAAGGGATCCGTGTTCTGGAAGAAGCCGTTCTTCCACTCGGGGACGTGTATGTTGTGGCCCCCGATCAGGAACGTTCTGCCGCGTCGCATGCCCTGACGATTCACAAGCCCCTTCGGATTTCCCAGAGAGACTCCCGTCATTTCGCTTTGAACGGCACGCCCACCGACTGTATCAATTTTGCCCTCTATGTCATCCTGCCCCGCAAGCCGGACCTCATCGTGTCCGGGATTAACCACGGGAGCAATCTCGCGGACGACGTGACCTATTCCGGTACCGTGTCGGCAGCCTTTGAAGGCTCGATTCTGGGGATACCCTCGATTGCATTTTCCCTTCAGATGCCGGAAGAGCAGGAAAAACAGGCCCATTTCGAAACGGCCCTCCTGCACGCCCGGCAGATTTCCGAGATGTATCTCTCTTCCCCACTCGACTCTTCTGTTCTGGTGTCTGTCAATATCCCGGATCGGTCCCCCGGGGAAATCCGGGGAGTGCGCGTCACGCATCTGGGCAAGCGTCTGATCAATGAGACGAACATCATCCGCAAGGAAGATCCCCGGGGACGCCCCTACTATTGGATCGGCATGGGTCCGAAGGACTACGAGCCGGATGAATCGTCCGACCTCCATGCGATCGATCAAGGATTTGTGTCGGTCACCCCCCTGCATCTGGATCTCACACACTATCCTTCCCTGTCCCGGCTGAGGGAGCTGGAACGCATCCCGACGCCGTTTGCGGACAAAGCCGAACCGGGATGA
- the cysS gene encoding cysteine--tRNA ligase has protein sequence MNSGDSPTVSPAGFPSPVFRNTLTQKTELLSPRIPGEVTMYVCGVTVYDDCHLGHARSQTVFDLLHRLLLRLGYRVRYVRNITDIDDKIIRKAQETGRTITEITDIYIDSFQRDMRRLGILPPDKEPRATLYLDPMIRLIGTLLDKGFAYKKGNDVYFRVRKYGAYGELSHQKLDELQSGARIAADEEKEDPLDFALWKGAKTGEPSYPAFFGEGRPGWHIECSAMSLSELGETIDIHGGGMDLMFPHHENERAQSESATGKRFVGIWIHNGFVTLNEEKMSKSLGNIFRIRTFFETSPFPEGVTREWLRAFLLSTHYASPVDLTDENLAHAKNALDSLYLFKDRLDSMFGEAREGPMTQEFLAALCHDMDTPVAFRILHEAKNTLNPLLGALGDVEEDRLSDVRALFEVAKKTLGILTLPASEWIYGKGEKTGRAESLPPEEVDRLVLEREKARREKDYARADAIRERLKKAGYLLEDNPGGLPRIRKI, from the coding sequence TTGAACTCGGGTGATTCCCCGACCGTTTCGCCGGCCGGATTCCCGTCTCCGGTTTTCCGGAACACCCTGACCCAGAAGACGGAACTATTATCTCCCCGGATTCCGGGAGAAGTGACCATGTATGTCTGCGGCGTGACCGTCTATGACGACTGCCACCTGGGACACGCCCGGAGCCAGACGGTGTTCGATCTTCTCCACCGGCTGCTGCTTCGTCTCGGCTATCGGGTCCGGTACGTCCGGAACATTACGGATATCGATGACAAGATCATTCGCAAGGCACAGGAGACGGGACGGACTATTACAGAAATCACCGACATCTATATCGACTCCTTCCAGCGGGACATGCGCCGGCTGGGCATCCTCCCTCCCGACAAGGAGCCCCGTGCGACACTCTACCTGGACCCGATGATCCGGCTGATCGGAACCCTCCTCGACAAAGGATTCGCCTACAAGAAAGGGAACGACGTCTATTTCCGCGTCCGAAAATACGGGGCCTACGGGGAGCTCTCGCATCAAAAGCTCGATGAGTTGCAGTCCGGGGCCCGCATCGCCGCTGACGAGGAGAAGGAGGATCCTCTGGACTTTGCCCTCTGGAAAGGCGCGAAAACCGGAGAGCCTTCCTATCCGGCATTTTTTGGAGAGGGACGCCCCGGATGGCACATCGAATGCTCCGCCATGTCTCTTTCCGAACTTGGCGAGACGATCGACATTCATGGCGGAGGAATGGATCTCATGTTTCCGCATCATGAAAACGAACGTGCCCAGAGCGAATCCGCCACCGGAAAACGGTTTGTCGGCATCTGGATTCACAACGGATTTGTGACGCTGAACGAAGAAAAAATGTCGAAATCCCTCGGGAATATCTTCCGGATCCGGACGTTCTTCGAAACCTCTCCCTTTCCGGAAGGGGTGACGCGCGAATGGCTCAGGGCCTTTCTGCTTTCGACCCATTACGCCTCTCCCGTCGACCTGACCGACGAAAATCTCGCGCATGCCAAAAATGCGCTGGACAGCCTCTACCTCTTTAAAGACCGGCTGGACTCCATGTTCGGCGAAGCCCGGGAAGGACCGATGACGCAGGAGTTTCTGGCTGCACTGTGCCATGATATGGATACCCCCGTCGCTTTTCGCATACTTCACGAGGCCAAGAATACCCTGAATCCGCTTCTGGGAGCGTTGGGGGACGTCGAGGAGGATCGTCTTTCCGATGTCCGGGCTCTTTTCGAGGTCGCCAAAAAAACCCTGGGCATTCTCACTCTGCCGGCCTCCGAATGGATTTACGGAAAAGGGGAGAAAACCGGTCGGGCAGAATCCCTTCCTCCGGAAGAGGTGGACCGTCTGGTTCTTGAACGGGAAAAGGCCCGGCGGGAAAAAGACTACGCCCGGGCCGATGCGATCCGGGAACGGCTGAAAAAGGCCGGCTATCTTCTGGAAGACAACCCTGGAGGCCTGCCACGGATACGGAAGATTTAG